The genomic interval GCAGCCGGCGCTGCAGCGAAGAGGTCGAGGCCCGTTTCGTCTGGCGGATCACCTCCAGCGCCTGTTCGATAATCTCTTCGTCCCCGCCATCATCCATTTCCGGCAGATCCGTGGTCGGCTTTTCAATTTTTTCATGAATTTCCGTAATAAACTCCGGCTGACTCTGCTCCTTCCAGAAATTCGTTACATTATCAATTTCAGCATCGCTGGTAAATGCGCCCTGCGAACGGATCAGCTTATCGGATCCCGGCGGCAATACGAGCATATCGCCTTTGCCCAACAAAGAGTCGGCCCCCATACGGTCAAGAATCGTGCGGCTATCGACCTTCTGCGAAACCTTAAAGGCAATGCGCACCGGAAAATTGGCTTTAATCGTCCCCGTAATGACTTTCACATCCGGCCGCTGCGTTGCCAGAATCATATGAATACCCGCCGCACGGGACTTCGCAGCCAGGCGGGCAATACCCGCCTCAATTTCAGCCTGCGCCACCGCCATCAGGTCAGCAAGCTCGTCGATCACAATCACAATATAGGGCAGTTTATCCGGAAGATCCGCCTTCTTTTTATCCGGATCGGTCACAACTTCCTCACCGAAAAGCTCTTCCTGTTTGGCCACCGTGCGTGCATTAAATCCCGGCAGATCACGTACTCCGGCCTGACGGAACCATTTAAAACGCCGTTCCATTTCATCAATCGCCCATTTAAGCCCCAGGGCCACTTTTTTAGCATTCGTAATCACCGGAACCACCAGGTGCGGCAGGTTGTTGTACTGATGAAACTCCACGGTTTTCGGGTCAACCAGAATCATCCGCAGATCATCCGGCGAATGCTTCATAAGCAGACCGGTAAGAATGGAATTCATACAGACCGATTTACCGGCCCCCGTCGCACCGGCAATCAGCAGATGCGGCATTTTCGCGAGATCGAACACCATCGTTTCGCCACTGACATCTTTTCCCAGCACCAGCGGCAGAGCACTCTTCCCGTTCTGAAACTCAGCGCTCTCGATCATGTCGCGGAAAAATACCGATGCCCGGGCCGTATTCGGAACCTCGACGCCGCACACTCCTTTTCCAGGAATTGGAGCCTGAATACGAATGCTCTCCGCATGCATTTTCAGAGCAATATTATCGGCCAGATTTTTGATGCGTTCGACACGCACACCCGGTGCCGGCAGAATTTCATAGCAGGTAACCACCGGACCTTGCTGCACGCCGGTCACTTTGGCCTCCACACCGAATTCCTCAAGCGTGTTCTGCAGCACCTGTGCCGTGTCGGCAACTTCAGAAGCCGACATCCCTTTAGCCTGCGGAACGGCAGGATCGAGTAGACTCAAAGGAGGCAGTTTATAATTGTGCGTATCAGCTTCGAGAGTGCTGGAAAACGCACGATCTTCAGCAGCCTTCTCTTTTCCAGCCCTGGATTTCGCTTTCGGTTTCGGTGCTGAAGTTTTTTCCTCCTCAACCTTTGCAACACGTTTCTGATGTTCCTCTACCAAAGCCCGGATATCGATATCCGATTCAGCAGACGCTTTAGCGGCCGGTTCTGCGGCCACAGGCTCGGGCCGGGGTTTGCGCGGTTTACGGACCCGTTTCGGTTTCGCTTCCGGCTTCGGCGAAGCTTTAGGTTTCACCCCTTTTGCAGGTTTCTTCTCAAAGACCTCTTCTTCGCTCGGTTTTTCAAGCTTCAGAGTCTGGATTTTCTCCCAGATCAGTTTGCACAGTTCGACAATCTGAAGGTCAAACATGCGGACAACGGCAATGAACCCAAGCACAAAAAATACGATACCTGCTCCGACATAACCGATCCAGAATCCTACCGAACGCTGCGCCAGCACTTCACCCATCAGGCCGCCCGGCGTTCCGATGTTATGCGCTTCAACCCAGTCCATCCAGAACTGTTCATTCATATCGGCCAGACCGGCCAGACAGAACAATGCCAGAATAAACCAAAGCAGTTTCGGAAAAATTTTCCGAGCCGACCACAATAACGCAGAAATACCGACCCAGATGATGCCAAAAGGAATAAACAGACCGGCCACCCCAAAATACATGAATGAAAAAAACGCCGCTTTTGCACCGAAAATGCCGATCAGGTTATTGCTCCAGTTCGGATTATTCGTAAACTTTGCAATCTGGTCGGGTTTATAGGTCAGAATACCTAAAAGAATCATCAGACCGATCAGTGCAATCAGCACCCCGGAAATCTCACGCCAGACGGAACGCGTCGGCTCTTCTGTCTTTGTCTTTGCCATTGCCGGAATATAGAGAAGCGCCCTGCTCAAATCAAAACTAAGAAATACCTAATTAAAATCCTGCCGTACAACGGCAACGAACCTACCCTGCAACTCCAACTGTGCATTGAAGGAAACTGCTGGAAAAAGCTCAATTCTCCTTTCCGGAAAATTGATGAATCAGACTCCCGGACCGCACACAACTATGATCGGAGGAACCATGATTCAACGAGTAAACAGCTGAGTCCGGTAATACGCCAGCTCAGCGATAGAAGCTTTGATGTCAAACAATGCATCGTGCGCGTTGGCGGCATCAATTCCCGCTTCCGGGAAATACCGACTCAGCAGCTCCACATTGTCCTTATCGAATGCTGCCTGCCCTTTGAGGTCCATCCACTGTATTTTAATGGTCGAGACGTCCAGAAGACGGTAATGAAGCCGGCTTCCGAACATGGGAAGAAATCGCCGCATCAGCACCCAGTCGTTGTGCACGCTGTTGCCGGCAAGCACCGGCCGGTCAGAAATGGCATCAAAAGGGGTTCCGGCATATTCGTCCAGCATTTCCGCAATCCGGCGATCCGCCTCTGCAACGGTCACCGCCTCTTCCGACCGGCACCGGGCCAGCAGCTCCGAAAGATGTTCCTCCACCCACTCACTGACCTGCTCCTCCGCATCAAGCCGGATGCAAAGGTTGAGATCGGCCGATTGAGGATGCAGACGGTTCAACTCGGTATCGGTAATAATCGCAGCAACCTGTAAAAGCCGTGCGTTTTCCAGATCGAGCGAAGTAAATTCGGCATCGAACCAGACATAGGCGGATGTTTTTTTAATCGTTTCACTCATAAAAAACAGTGAAGCACAGATTTACTACGATGAACACTGATAAAAAGAAAAGGACGGCCGAAGCCGCCCTTCACCAAACAGAAAACTGCGAATCACTTAATCAGGTTATAGGTATCCAGCGCAATCACGAGCTCTTCATTCGTATGGATTTTCAGTGCAGTGACTTTTGAACTTTCCGTCGTCAGCACCGTTTCGTTCGCATTGTTTTTAGCGGTATCCACTTCCACCCCGATAAAACTGAAATTCTCCAGAATCTTTTCGCGCAGCATCGCATTGTTTTCACCGACACCAGCGGTAAAGACAATACAGTCCACTCCGTTCATCGCCGCCGCATAGGACCCGATATATTTCTGAATACTATAGCAGAACATTTCTATAGCCAGCATGCAGTCGGCATCGCCCTCCTCCGCACCCTGAACATTATCGCGCATATCGCTCCGACCGGAAATAGCCAGCAGACCGCCCTGTTTGTTCATCATAGTACTGACCTGTGCCGGCGACAGTTCCTGCGATTCCATAATATGCAGCGGCACATACGGATCCAGCGTGCCGGAACGTGTACCCATAATGATACCGTCAAGCGGAGTGAACCCCATAGAGGTATCCACAGAAACCCCGTCCATAAAGGCCGCCAGCGACCCGCCGTTCCCCAGATGACAAGTAATGATCTTCAATTCTTTCAGATCTCTGCCCAGCACCTCCGCCGCCTTCTGAGCCACATAACCGTGAGACGTTCCATGAAATCCGTATTTGCGGATTTTATATTCCTTATACTGCGCACGCGGCAATGCATACATGTAGGCCTTTTTCGGCATCGACTGATGAACGGCGGTATCGAATACTGCAACCTGAGGCATATCCGGCAGCAGCGATGCCATAGCCTTGATCCCCATCAGATTCGGCGGATTGTGCAGGGGTGCCAGCATGGAGTTGCGCTCAATGGCTTTGATCACATCCCGATCAACGACCACAGAACCGGTAAAATCCTCTCCCCGTGCACCACGCGATGACCTACACCACCAAGCTCTTCGAGACCGGACAGTACACCGACTTCGGCATCAGTCAGTTTTTTCAGAATGGCATCAATGGCCACTTTATGGTCAGCCAGATCAATAAAGAATTTTTCCTTCGGTTCATCCCCTTTTGCATAGGACAGAGTTGATCCATCAATGCCGATACGGTCCGCCTGCCCCTCACACAACGCCCGGAACTGCTCATCGGAATCACGGGCGTCATAAAGTTTGAATTTAATGGAAGAGGAACCGGAATTGATTACCAGAATTTTCATTAGTTTAATCCCCGTAAAATTATTCGCCCGCCTGCAGAACGGTAATTGCCGCAACGCCCACAATATCCTCAACAGAGCAACCGCGGGAGAGATCATTCACCGGCTTATTAAGCCCCTGCAGCAACGGCCCAAACGCCTCCGCACCGGCCATACGCTCAACAATCTTATATGCAATATTTCCTGCATTCAGATCCGGGAAAATAAGCACGCGCGCTTCTCCGCCAAGCGGACTTTCCGGAGCTTTCTTCGCCGCCACGGCAGGAACAATGGCCGCATCAAGCTGCAGTTCACCATCGATGACAATGCCTTTATCCGGACATTCATCCTGCACACGCTGCTTAGCCAGCTTCGTTGCCTCCTGCACTTTTTCAACCAGCGGACTTTTTGCCGACCCGTACGTGGAATAGGAAAGCATTGCCGTCATCGGCGGGATACCAAACTGAATCGCAGAATTTGCGCTCTGCACAGCAATCTGCGAAAGCTGATCCGCATCGGGATCTTCCACCAGTCCGCAATCGGAAAATACATATGGCACCCCGTTCACACACTCAAGGAAGAAACTGGAAACTGTGCCGCCCTTTTTAGCGGCTTTAATGACCTGTAGGGCAGGACGTACCGTATCGGCCGTCGAATGTGCCGCACCTGAAACCATGCCGTCTGCATCGCCCGCCTGCATAATCATCGTACCGAAATAAGAAACCTGTTTTACGGTTTCAAGCGCCTGCTCCGGCGTAATCCCCTTTGCCTTGCGCATTTCGTAAAAAGCATCCGCATATTCCTGTAACCGATCCGAAGTTTCGGGATCAATGACCGTGATGCCATCGAGTTTCCACCCTCTGGAAGCAAAACGTTCCTGAATGTCAGAAACTTTTCCGAGCAGAGTAACCGAAGCGATACCCTCCTGACTGATAATATGAGCCGCCTCACAGACTCGTTCATCGCCACCCTCAGGCAACACTATATTTTTATTCTTAAGTTTTGCAGCATCAATAATTTGCTGAATAAATGCGCTTCTGGCCATTATATCTATTCCCCATGTGGTTTAGTTTATGCATCCCCGAATTTTGCAAAAATATCCGCAAAACTATCACTTCGGTTTTTTCAAGCAATTCAATTTTACAGATTTCGAAGCTATATCCGGTTTTAAGCCTCCTTAAAAAACTAAAAAAATATCATTTCAACCGATAAACGAAAAAATATGTTATCCGGAAGATCAAAAATTATCTGTATTCCACCCACCACAGTTTTTCTGAATACAAAAAAAACCCCGCTGCTGAAAAGCAACGAGGTTCTTCAGATTCGCTTCTATCTCATTTTATTCTGCAGCAGCCACTTCTTCTTCCGCAACCGGTACTTCCTCAACCGCCGGAGCAGCCGTTGCAATCGAATCGACCCATTCGATCAGTACCATTTCAGAACTGTCGGAAATACGACGTCCCAGCTTAATAATACGCGTATAGCCACCGTTACGGTTTTCGAAGGTCGGCGCAACTGAATCGAAGAGCTCTTTAACCGCTCCTTCATTTTTCAGAACTGAAATCGCCTGACGGCGTGCCGCAAGCGTGCCCTTCTTACCGAGCGTAACCATTTTTTCTGCCAGGCTACGCGCAGCTTTCGCTTTCGGTGCCGTGGTCTTGATGCGTTTATTATCGATGAGCGCGCAGACCAGGTTTGCGAGCAGCTCATTACGATGCGCGCTGGTGCGTCCCAGTTTTACTGTTTTTTTACGATGTCTCATTGTTCCAACCTCTGGATAGTTTAAAAATTAGTCTTCAGAGTACACACCCTTAAGCAGGTCTGCATCGAAGGTCATTCCCAGCGACAGCCCCATCTCCTGGATCTTCGCCTTGATTTCATTCAGCGATTTCTTACCGAAGTTTCTGTATTTCAGCATCTCTGCTTCCGTCTTCTGCGCAAGTTCGCCAACCGTGGTGATGTTAGCGTTATTCAGGCAGTTGGCCGCACGTACACTGAGTTCAATTTCATTGACGCTGATATTCAGTTTCTTACGGAGTTCTTCCTTCTCCATATCGATCTGTTTTTCGCTTTCCTCAAACTCAATCAGGTCTTTGTCGTACGAAACAAAGACATCGAGATGATGTCGCAGAATCGCGGCAGACATGGTCAACGCATCATCCGGTGTAACCCTTCCGTCGGTCCAGATTTCAATCACAAGTTTATCGTAGTCGGTACGACGGCCAACACGGGTATTTTCCGTTTCATACTTTACGCGACGAACCGGCGAAAACAGACAATCGATCGGAATCACGCCGATTTCCTGATTTTCTTTTTTATTCAATTCAGCCGGGCAGTAGCCACGTCCGATCCGAACTTCCATCTCAGCTTCGAACACGCCGTCTTCCTGAAGCGTGCAGATCACAAAATCGGGATTGAGCACTTCAATCGTTTCCGGGGTCTGGATATCACCGGCCTTAACCTCACCGGGGCCTTCCACCTTGACTTTAACGATCTGCGTGTCTCTGGAATAACTCTTAAAAAGCAACTGTTTGATGTTCAGCACAATGTCGGTCACATCTTCTGTTACGCCTTCAAGACTGCAGAATTCGTGCGGTGCACCTTTGATTTTAACCGATGAAACCGCCGCACCTTCCAATGAAGACAGCAGTACACGGCGCAACGAGTTACCCATAGTACGGCCATAGCCGCCTTCAAACGGTTCCGCGTAGAACTTACCGTAGTTTTCTGTGGAAACAGCGTCGTCTTTGACAACCTGTTTCGGCATTTCGAATCGACCGAGACGAGTAGGCATAATGTTTAATCTCCCAGATCCGGGCATTAACCGGACCGTATGGTGTTAAGTATTACTTTGAGTTACAAAAACAATGCTCCCGAAAAAAACGGAAGCATTACACAACAAATTTCCTGCTTAAACGCGACGGCGTTTCGGAGGACGGCAACCATTGTGCGGAATGGCGGTCGTATCTTTAATACAGGTTACAGAAAGACCGGCCGACGCAAGCGCACGAACGGCTGATTCGCGTCCTGCTCCCGGACCCTGCACACGCACTTCAACTTCAGACATACCGTGGCTAATCGCTGTACGGGCGGCATCCTGTGCAACAGTTGTTGCCGCAAAAGCAGTGGATTTCCGCGAACCTTTGAAGTTGCACCGGCCGGCACTCGACCAGGAAATCACGTTACCGCGCATATCCGTAATGGAAACAATAGTGTTATTGAATGTAGTTTTCACAAACGCGATACCGACCGGAACATTCTTTGATCCTTTTTTACGCTTGATCGGCTCAATGACTTCATCGGCCAGCAGATCTGCTGCAGTCGGCAGGCGGGATTTCTTTTCCTCAGCCTGCTCTTTAGCCGGTGCTGCCGGTTTTTCGTCTGCAACCGGTGCAGATGCAACCACTTCTTTTACTTCTTCAACTTTTTCTTCTGCCATGGGAATATTCCTTCTTTACGCCGCGTTATTTAGCAGCTTTAGCGGCGGAACGGGCTTCCTTACCACGAACAACACCAACGGTACGCTTCGCACCTTTACGGGTACGGGCATTGGTTTTCGTACGCTGTCCACGAACCGGCAACCCGGCACGATGACGCCGACCGCGATATGAACCTACAGAAATCAGACGGCGGATATTCGCCGAAACCTCACGACGAAGGTCACCTTCAATGCGATAATCGCTCTGAAGAACAGCAACAAGGCGCTGAATATCCTCATCCTTCAGATCATCTGCTTTCATATTGCGGTCCAGCTTGGCCTTTTCGCAGATTTCAACTGCAGTGGTCGGGCCAATGCCGTAAATATAACGAAGCGAGTATTCCAGCTTCTTCTTACCGGGGATGTCTATACCGAGTACACGTGGCATGTCTTAAACTCCTGATTCCTTATCCTTGGCGCTGTTTGTGGCGCGGGTTCGTGCAAATGATGCGAACGACGCCCTTGCGGCGGATCACTTTACACTGTTCACACATTCTTTTTACTGAAGCTCGTACTTTCATTATTCTGCTCCTGGTCAATTATAAGACGCCCCTTGCTCATATCATAGGGCGACATCTCAACCATCACTTTGGCACCGACTTGCGGATGCTTTTTTTTAAAATCGTCCCGTCTCAAAAACGCAACAAAACGATGTCCATTAATTAGTTCTGCGTCAAAAGCGTGTTTGTCTATCACAGAGACCACACACGCCTCAAGTAAAATTGTCTCTTTTTTATCCATCACGAATCCAAATCAGGAATCGTCAGAATCTCCGCTTTTTCTTTGCCGATAGCTACCGTGTGCTCAAAGTGAGCCGATGGTTTCCGGTCTTTTGTCACAACAGTCCATCCATCGTCCAATGTCTGAGTATGATGAACCCCCAGGTTAATCATCGGTTCAATAGCAAAAGTCATACCGGCCTTCAGCACGGGACCTCTTCCGGGAGGGCCATAATTCGGAATCTGAGGATCTTCGTGCATTTCCCGACCGATTCCATGACCAACAAAATCCCGAACAACGGAAAAACCGGCATTTTCCGCCACAACCTGGCATGCATTGGAAATATCGCCGAGGCGATTCCCCTCCACGGCTTTAGCAATCGATGCATCAAGGCATTCCTTCGTAACATCCAGCAATCGCTGTACTTCAGGATCAATCTCGCCGGCCGGTACCGTAATCGCGGTATCGCCCACAAAGCCGCCATAGACGAGTCCGAAATCAATACTTACGATATCGCCGTCGCGAATAACCCTTTTTCCCGGCACTCCATGCACAACCTCTTCATTTACCGAAGAACAGATGCGCCCCGAAAAACCATGATACCCGTAAAAAGCACATCGACCCTTCTCTTCCCGGGCAAGTTCAGCAGCATAATCATCGAGTTCTCCGGTCGTAACGCCCGGTGCTACTCTGGCAGCAACCTTATGCAGAATCGTTGCGGTTTTTTTTGCCGCAATCCGCATCGCCGCCAACTCGCTCTGATTTTTAATTTTAATCATGTAGCTTCACCTACGAGCCGGTTTTTCACTTCGTTACGAACCGCCTCTATGCTCTGGTTGGCATCCACGTCCTGCACGAGCCCCATTGCTTCATAATAATTGATTAGCGGAGCGGTCTGCTCTTCATAAACTTTCAAACGCTCCCGCACAGTTTCCTCCCGGTCATCCGGACGCTGTATCAGTTCGCAGCCCTCGACATCGCACTGATCTCCCCGGGAAGGCGGATTAAACTCAATATGATATACCGAACCGCATTTAGCACAGGTACGCCGCCCCGACAAACGTCGCACAATAACATCATCCGGACAGTTGAGAAGGATTACACGCTCAAGCGTTCCCCCAACCTCTTCGAGCAACGAATCCAGACTCCGAGCCTGCGTCAATGTGCGCGGAAAACCGTCAAAGAGAAATTTCTGAGAAGAATCAGCCTCCTCTAACAGACTGCGGATCATCCCGACGACAACCTCATCAGAAACGAAACGCCCCTGTGCCATGACCTTTTCCGCCTCGATACCGAGAGCGGTCTTCCGGGCAATCTGCTCACGAAGAAGCTGTCCTGTTGAAATGTGTTTGTACCCCTGGCCTACAAGAACTTCTGCTACAGTTCCTTTTCCCGCCCCCGGCGGCCCTAGTAATATCAGTGCATTCATCGTCCGCTGCGCATTTTACCTTTTTTAAGGAAACCATCGTAATGACGCATCAGCAGATGCGATTCAATCTGGCGCATCGTATCGAGCATAACCCCGACAATAATCAGCAGACTGGTTCCGCCGAAAAACGATGCAACAATCCAGGGCACCTTGAAGGACGACGTAAGAATACTCGGAAGAATTGAAACGACGGTCAGGAATATTGCACCCGCCAGCGTCAGACGCGTCATCGTACGGTCAAGATATTCAGCCGTCGGCGTTCCTGGACGAATACCCGGAATGTAACCGCCGCGTTTTTTCAGATCATCGGCAATCTGTACCGGATTGAACTGCGTCGCGACCCAGAAATAGGAGAAAAACAGAATCATCAGCCCGAATACGATCATGTAGCTCGCAGAGGTCATCGTAAAACTGGACGCAAATTTCTTTGCCCAGTCATAGGGCAGATAACCCGCAACCGAGGGAAAGATCTGAAGAATAGCTGAAGCGAAGATGATCGGCATTACCCCGGAATAGTTTACACGTAACGGCAGATGCGACGTACCACCATTCATCATTTTCCGTCCAACCATACGCTTGGCAAACTGCACAGGCACTTTCTGCTGCGCCTGCGTAACAGCAACCACACCGAGAATAACTGCAAAAATCAGAATAATCATCAGCGCAACGTGGAAAAAACCGATTTCCGCCACCCCGTCAACAGGAGACAGCTTATCAATCAGCGTTTTCACAGCCATGGGCAACGAACTGATAATATTCACTGTGATGATAATTGAAATACCGTTACCGATACCCCGATCGGTCATCTGTTCCCCGATCCACATCAGGAGTAGCGAACCGGTTACCAGACTCAGCGCCGTCAAAAGGATAAATCCCAACCCCGGAATACGTACCACCTCAGCCGGCAGGCCGAAATAGCCGCCGGACTGAAGGGCAACACCCATTGCAATACCCTGAACAGCACAGATTACAACCGTCAGATAGCGCGTATACTGCGTGATTTTCTGGCGGCCTACATCGCCTTCCCTTGCCAGCTTTTCAAGATGCGGAATCACCGCAGTCATCAGCTGGATGATGATTGACGCGCTGATGTAGGGCATAATTCCCAGCGTACCAATCGAACATTGCAGGAGCGCGCCCCCGCTGAACAGGTTCATGATTCCGAACAAACCACCTTCTGCGCCTCCCTGCGCTTCGATAAACTGACGGATCGCCAGGGCATCGACACCCGGGAGCGGAACGGCTGCGAGCAGCCGGCAAATAAAGATGAGTCCCAGCGTAAACAGAATACGCTGCCTGAGCTCAGGAATCTTGAATGTGTTAGCAAACGCGGAAAGCATGGCAATGAGGCCTTTCTTTAATTAGACAACTTCGCAGCTTCCACCGGCGGCTTCGATCTTTTCCTTAGCCGAGGCGGAGAAAGCATTAACTTTAACAGTCAGTTTCTTTTCTACGTTTCCGTTGCCCAGAATCTTCACACCATCAAAGCGACCGTTAACCAGACCACGCTCCTGAAGAAGCGCGATGGTAACTTCCGTTCCGTCTTCAAATGCATTGAGCGCATCCAGATTGACCGGAAGAATCACCTTGCGATTGATGTTATTGAATCCGCGGATAGGAAGCTTGCGGTAATAGGGCATCTGGCCGCCTTCAAACAGCGGCTTATGCGTTGCGCCCGCACGGGACATCTGCCCCTTATGGCCGCGACCCGCCGTTTTACCTTTGCCCGAAGCACGTCCGCGTCCTACGCGGATCTTCCGATGTTTGGAACCTTCTGCAGGTTTCAGTGAATGTAAATCCATGACTTAATCCCCTACCTTTATCAGCCTTTGCGGATGGCGAGAGCTTCCTGCTTGGAGCGCAGAGAGTCCAGTGCCTTCAGCGTGGCTTTAGTTACATTGAGGTGGTTGTTCGAACCGAGCGATTTGGCCAGTACATCACGAACTCCGGCGAGTTCAAGTACCGCACGGCAAGGTCCGCCTGCGATAATACCGGTACCTTCGGAAGCCGGGCGGATCAGAACCTGAGCACCACTGTACTTTCCGAGCGCATCATGCGGCAGCGTGGTGCCGCGCATGGTTACGGTCTGAAGGTTGCGCTTTGCAGCGTCACCCGCTTTACGAATAGCTTCAGCCACCTCTGCGGCTTTACCAAGACCATAGCCGACACGACCTTTCCGGTCACCTACTACAACCAGAGCCCCGAAGCTGAAGCGACGACCACCTTTTACAACTTTGGAGTTGCGGCTGATGTGTACTACTCGTTCTTCGAATTCCGGTTTTTCGCGGACTTCCTGCTTATCGTCGCGTTTTCCGCGGCGGCCACGGCCGCCGCCGTCACGACGGCCTCTACGTTCATTACGTTCTTCTGCCATTGGGAATCTCCTAGAATTTCAGGCCGGCTTCGCGAGCGCTGTCTGCCAACGTTTTAAGATTACTGCCGAAAGCGAATCCGCCACGGTCGAATACAACAGCCTCAATGCCTTTGCCTTTGGCCGCCTCAGCCGCTTTTGCGCCCAGCGCTTTGGCCGCTTCAGCGTTTTTACCGTTGATGGATACACCGGCCAGAGTCAGACGTGCATCATCATCGATGAACTGAATTTCCATCCGCTTATTCGAGCGATAGAAAGCCATGCGCGGACGATCCGCCGTACCAGCAACTTTATTGCGTACACGGAAATGACGACGTTTTCTGAAATCTTTTTTTGTTTTAATAGCCATTATGCAACCGCCTTACCTTCTTTACGGCGAACCTGCTCATCCGAGTAGCGAACACCCTTGCCCTTATACGGCTCAACCGGTGAATAGTCGCGGATGCGTGCAGCAACCTGACCTACCAGCTGCTTATCAATACCTTCCACCGAGAGCCCGGTTCCCTGACCGTTGACTTCCACTTTGACTCCTTCCGGAATCGTGAAGTCAATGTCATGAGAATAGCCCAGTGAAAGTACGATCTGATTGGCTCCTTTCATGACGACCTTGTAACCGACACCGTCAATAAGAAGTTCCTTTTTATAGCCCTGGCTGACGCCGATGATCATGTTATTGATCAGACTGCGGACCGTTCCGTACATCGCCTTACCGAACTTGGAATCGTCGGTGCGCGAAACGACAACA from Verrucomicrobia bacterium S94 carries:
- a CDS encoding 50S ribosomal protein L17 is translated as MRHRKKTVKLGRTSAHRNELLANLVCALIDNKRIKTTAPKAKAARSLAEKMVTLGKKGTLAARRQAISVLKNEGAVKELFDSVAPTFENRNGGYTRIIKLGRRISDSSEMVLIEWVDSIATAAPAVEEVPVAEEEVAAAE
- a CDS encoding phosphate acetyltransferase, with the protein product MARSAFIQQIIDAAKLKNKNIVLPEGGDERVCEAAHIISQEGIASVTLLGKVSDIQERFASRGWKLDGITVIDPETSDRLQEYADAFYEMRKAKGITPEQALETVKQVSYFGTMIMQAGDADGMVSGAAHSTADTVRPALQVIKAAKKGGTVSSFFLECVNGVPYVFSDCGLVEDPDADQLSQIAVQSANSAIQFGIPPMTAMLSYSTYGSAKSPLVEKVQEATKLAKQRVQDECPDKGIVIDGELQLDAAIVPAVAAKKAPESPLGGEARVLIFPDLNAGNIAYKIVERMAGAEAFGPLLQGLNKPVNDLSRGCSVEDIVGVAAITVLQAGE
- a CDS encoding 30S ribosomal protein S13, which gives rise to MPRVLGIDIPGKKKLEYSLRYIYGIGPTTAVEICEKAKLDRNMKADDLKDEDIQRLVAVLQSDYRIEGDLRREVSANIRRLISVGSYRGRRHRAGLPVRGQRTKTNARTRKGAKRTVGVVRGKEARSAAKAAK
- a CDS encoding 50S ribosomal protein L36; protein product: MKVRASVKRMCEQCKVIRRKGVVRIICTNPRHKQRQG
- a CDS encoding DNA-directed RNA polymerase subunit alpha, yielding MPTRLGRFEMPKQVVKDDAVSTENYGKFYAEPFEGGYGRTMGNSLRRVLLSSLEGAAVSSVKIKGAPHEFCSLEGVTEDVTDIVLNIKQLLFKSYSRDTQIVKVKVEGPGEVKAGDIQTPETIEVLNPDFVICTLQEDGVFEAEMEVRIGRGYCPAELNKKENQEIGVIPIDCLFSPVRRVKYETENTRVGRRTDYDKLVIEIWTDGRVTPDDALTMSAAILRHHLDVFVSYDKDLIEFEESEKQIDMEKEELRKKLNISVNEIELSVRAANCLNNANITTVGELAQKTEAEMLKYRNFGKKSLNEIKAKIQEMGLSLGMTFDADLLKGVYSED
- the map gene encoding type I methionyl aminopeptidase, which produces MIKIKNQSELAAMRIAAKKTATILHKVAARVAPGVTTGELDDYAAELAREEKGRCAFYGYHGFSGRICSSVNEEVVHGVPGKRVIRDGDIVSIDFGLVYGGFVGDTAITVPAGEIDPEVQRLLDVTKECLDASIAKAVEGNRLGDISNACQVVAENAGFSVVRDFVGHGIGREMHEDPQIPNYGPPGRGPVLKAGMTFAIEPMINLGVHHTQTLDDGWTVVTKDRKPSAHFEHTVAIGKEKAEILTIPDLDS
- a CDS encoding 30S ribosomal protein S11 — protein: MAEEKVEEVKEVVASAPVADEKPAAPAKEQAEEKKSRLPTAADLLADEVIEPIKRKKGSKNVPVGIAFVKTTFNNTIVSITDMRGNVISWSSAGRCNFKGSRKSTAFAATTVAQDAARTAISHGMSEVEVRVQGPGAGRESAVRALASAGLSVTCIKDTTAIPHNGCRPPKRRRV
- the infA gene encoding translation initiation factor IF-1 (stimulates the activities of the other two initiation factors, IF-2 and IF-3), with translation MDKKETILLEACVVSVIDKHAFDAELINGHRFVAFLRRDDFKKKHPQVGAKVMVEMSPYDMSKGRLIIDQEQNNESTSFSKKNV
- a CDS encoding DNA translocase FtsK; its protein translation is MAKTKTEEPTRSVWREISGVLIALIGLMILLGILTYKPDQIAKFTNNPNWSNNLIGIFGAKAAFFSFMYFGVAGLFIPFGIIWVGISALLWSARKIFPKLLWFILALFCLAGLADMNEQFWMDWVEAHNIGTPGGLMGEVLAQRSVGFWIGYVGAGIVFFVLGFIAVVRMFDLQIVELCKLIWEKIQTLKLEKPSEEEVFEKKPAKGVKPKASPKPEAKPKRVRKPRKPRPEPVAAEPAAKASAESDIDIRALVEEHQKRVAKVEEEKTSAPKPKAKSRAGKEKAAEDRAFSSTLEADTHNYKLPPLSLLDPAVPQAKGMSASEVADTAQVLQNTLEEFGVEAKVTGVQQGPVVTCYEILPAPGVRVERIKNLADNIALKMHAESIRIQAPIPGKGVCGVEVPNTARASVFFRDMIESAEFQNGKSALPLVLGKDVSGETMVFDLAKMPHLLIAGATGAGKSVCMNSILTGLLMKHSPDDLRMILVDPKTVEFHQYNNLPHLVVPVITNAKKVALGLKWAIDEMERRFKWFRQAGVRDLPGFNARTVAKQEELFGEEVVTDPDKKKADLPDKLPYIVIVIDELADLMAVAQAEIEAGIARLAAKSRAAGIHMILATQRPDVKVITGTIKANFPVRIAFKVSQKVDSRTILDRMGADSLLGKGDMLVLPPGSDKLIRSQGAFTSDAEIDNVTNFWKEQSQPEFITEIHEKIEKPTTDLPEMDDGGDEEIIEQALEVIRQTKRASTSSLQRRLRIGYTRAARVMDQLEERGIIGPPDGAGPREILIDLDGEIPRNTGAIEDDGTSES